The following is a genomic window from Nitrospirota bacterium.
CGGTCATCAGGGCGGTGACCAAGACCGCCATCTTCAAGTACGGCTGGGAAGTGACCGGCGTCATCGACGGGTTCGAGGGACTGCTTACGCCGACCAAATCCCGGCAGCTCACCTCGTGGAACACGCGGGGGATCCTGTTCGTCGGGGGAACCATCCTCGGGACCACGAACCGCGGCAACCCGTTCGCGCACAAGACGGTCGTGGGGGGG
Proteins encoded in this region:
- a CDS encoding 6-phosphofructokinase; this encodes MRIGILSGGGDAPGLNAVIRAVTKTAIFKYGWEVTGVIDGFEGLLTPTKSRQLTSWNTRGILFVGGTILGTTNRGNPFAHKTVVGG